CTCTCCTTGATAAACCCTGGGTGCCGCTCACGCGCGCGATGGCGCGCGGCATTAATGCGCCGCTCGCGTCATCGATGGGGCGGTTATTTGACGCCGTGGCGGCAATGCTTGGCGTGGCGCCTGAGACGCAAAGCTATGAAGGCGAGGCGGCCTGCCGCCTGGAAGCGCTGGCAATGCGTCACGGGCCAGTGTCGCATTCAGTGACGTTGTCACTTAATGGCGATGCGTTTGACATGCCCGCCTTCTGGGCCAGTCTGCTGGCATTTGACGCATCAGCGGGTGCCCGCGCCTGGGCCTTTCACGACGCGCTTGCCTGCGGGCTGGCGGCGCTTGCGCGCCGTCACGCCAGCGCGCGCGGCATCCACACCATCGCCTGCGGCGGCGGGGTGCTGCATAACCAGCTTCTGCGCGAACGACTCGCGTTTTACCTTCACGATTTCCGGCTGCTGCTGCCGCAAGCGTTGCCCGCGGGCGACGGCGCGGTGGCGTTCGGCCAGGCGGCGATTGCCGCCGCCGCGTTTTCATCACTTACAGGAACGACGTCATGCTGACTCAATTGCGTAATCACCCGCCCCGCGCGCTGGCCCTGGTGGCCGCGCTCGGCCTTGCCAATCTGGCCGCCTGGATCTGGGCGTTTTATGCCTTTCACGACACTCCCGCGCTGATGGCCGCGAGCCTGCTGGCCTGGGGTTACGGGCTGCGCCACGCGGTGGACGCCGACCATATCGCCGCCATCGATAACGTCACGCGCAAAATGATGCAGCAGGGTAAACGCCCGTGTGGCGTCGGGGCGTGGTTTTCGCTAGGCCACTCCAGCATCGTGGTGCTGGCGTCCGTCGCCATTGCCGCGACCGCCGCGGCGGTAAAAGACGAGATGGCCTGGTTTCACGACGTAGGCGGGGTGATTGGCACCACTGTCTCGGCGGCGTTTCTGCTGGCGATGGCGCTGGTGAATCTCGTTATCCTGCGCGGTATCTGGCGCAGCTTCAGCAGGCTGAAACGCGGCGAGCCGCTGAATGATGGCGCAGACGCCCTGACTGCAGGCGGGCCGATGAGCTGGCTGTTTCGCGCGACCTTCCGGC
This DNA window, taken from Cronobacter universalis NCTC 9529, encodes the following:
- a CDS encoding HoxN/HupN/NixA family nickel/cobalt transporter, yielding MLTQLRNHPPRALALVAALGLANLAAWIWAFYAFHDTPALMAASLLAWGYGLRHAVDADHIAAIDNVTRKMMQQGKRPCGVGAWFSLGHSSIVVLASVAIAATAAAVKDEMAWFHDVGGVIGTTVSAAFLLAMALVNLVILRGIWRSFSRLKRGEPLNDGADALTAGGPMSWLFRATFRLVSKSWHMYLVGFLFGLGFDTATEIGVLGISAAGASNGMSVWSILVFPALFTSGMALIDTLDNLVMVGAYGWAFSKPQRKLYYNMTITGTSVVVALFIGGLEALGLLMDKFGLSGGLWDWVAGVNDNLGDAGFIVVGLFIACWALSILNYRLKGYDALPAR